The stretch of DNA GCGCTCGCAGGCTTGAGCATCACCCGGCAGACGTCCTTCTCGACGAAGCGGTCGAGGGTGTAGAGCCCGGTCACCGCCGCGGCGGTCGAGGGCGCGATGGCGAGGCCGTCGCGAGAGGAATCCCGTGCGGTCGGCAGCGTCGAGAGCGCCGCCGTCGTGATCAGCGGCGTCTCCGGGGCGGCGGGCCGCGCCCCGGCAGAAAGACCGCCTTGGGCCAGGCTGTAGCGCTCGCCGCTCGGCGATTCCGCGCTGCGGATGCCGTCGTTGTCCGGGCTCGCGAAGGCCAGCACCGGCTGGCCCTCGCGGTCGAGGAGCTGGATCAGGCCGCCCTCCTGGCGCCAGCCGCCGAGGCCGTTGACCACGGGCAGCGCCCGCCGGCAGCCCGCCGGGAAGCGCAGGGCCTGTCCGACCGGGCCGGGCTCGGCGGCCAGCATCACGCCGCAGCGGCGGAAGCTGCCGTCGAGCGCCAGTTCCCAGGGCCCAGCCGCATCGCGGGCCGGGCTCGTCTCCTGCGCCGCCGCGCATCCCGTCCAGGCAAGCAGACCGAGGACCGGAAGGAGGCGGCGCAGGCGCATGGACGTGGCTCTCTCAGGTCTTGGACTTCCAGGGTGTCTCGGCCACCGGCGTCACCGGACCGTTGCCCTGGAACCAGGAGGTCAGGTTATCAACGACGAGCTGGCCCATTGCGTTGCGCGTGTGGTGCGACGCCGAGCCGACATGTGGCAGCAGAACCGCATGCTCCTGGGCGATCAGGGCGTCGGGCACCTTCGGCTCCTCGGCGAAGACGTCGAGGCCGGCGCTCTGGATCGTGCCGTCGGCCAGAGCCGCGGCCAGCGCGTCCTCGTCCACCAAAGTGCCGCGGGCGACGTTGATCAGCACGCCCTCCGGTCCCAGCGCCTCCAGCACCTCGCGGCCGACGATGTTCTTCGTCTCGGGCCCGCCCGGTGCGACCACCATCAGCACGTCGCAGGCCTTCGCCATCTCGATGAGCGAGGGGAAGTATTCGTAAGCAACATCCGCCTGCTTCGTCCGGCCGTGATAGGCGATCGGCAGACCGAAGGCGACGAGGCGGTGGGCGATCGCCCGGCCGATGCGGCCGAGCCCCAGGATGCCGACCTTGCGCCCGCGGAGCGTGCCGGTCAGCGGATAGGGCTTCTCCAGCCACTTGCCCTGGCGCAGGTAGCGGTCGACCTGCGGGATCTGCCGGACGGTGGCGAGCAGCAGGCCCACCGCCAGGTCCGCGACCTCGTCGGTCAGCACGTCGGGCGTGTTGGTCACGATCACGCCGCGCCGGCCGCAGGCCGCCGCATCGATCGTGTCGTAGCCGACGCCGAAATTGGCGACGATCTCGAGCTTCGGCAGCCGGTCGAGCAGGGCGTCGTTCACGTGGACATGGCTCACCGCCATGCCGCGGATCTTGGAGGCCACCTCGTCGAGGAAGCGCTCCTTGTCCTCGGCCAGGTCGCCGCGATGGAGGGTGAAATGCCTCTCCAGGCTCTCGGTCACCAGCGGCGCCATCGGCCGCATGATCAGAACGTCTGTGGACTTCAAGCCTGTCTCCCGGTCGTTTCTCGCGCATCCGACGATGGGCGCATGGCGAGGGCGCTTGATCTTGCGCCCCGCGCGCCCGATGATGGCCGCCAACACGAGAGGCGGCAACCCAGGCCGCCCCGTTCTTACGGGTCGAGGAAACAACCCAGATGAGCGCCAGACGCCCTCCCCCGGGCTCGCCTGTCGTGTGTTCGTCGTCTGCCTGTGGCAGCGCTGCCGTTTCGGGCCGCGCGCCGCGCGCGACCGCTATCTGATCAACACGACTACGAGGAGCCGATGGCCGGGCTGGAAATCAGGAACGTGCGCAAGTCGTTCGGGGCCACCCCGATCCTGCACGGCGTCTCGATCGACATTCAGGACGGGGAATTCGTGATCCTGGTCGGCCCGTCGGGCTGCGGGAAATCGACCCTTCTGCGCATGATCGCGGGGTTGGAGAACATCACGGCGGGCGAGATCCGGATCGGCTCGCGCGTCGTCAACGCGGTGCCGCCCAAGGAGCGCGACATCGCCATGGTGTTCCAGAACTACGCGCTCTACCCGCACATGACCGTGAAGGACAACATGGCCTTCTCGCTCAAGCTGAGAAAGGCCGCCAAGGAGGAGATCGACAGCCGGGTCGGCCGCGCCGCCTCGATCCTCGGCTTGGAGAAACTCCTCGACCGTTATCCGCGCCAGCTCTCGGGCGGCCAGCGCCAGCGCGTGGCGATGGGCCGGGCGATCGTGCGCGACCCTCAGGTCTTCCTGTTCGACGAGCCCTTGTCGAACCTCGACGCCAAGCTGCGCGTGGCGATGCGGGCCGAGATCAAGGAGCTGCACCAGCGCCTGCGCACCACCACGGTCTACGTCACCCACGACCAGATCGAGGCCATGACCATGGCCGACAAGATCGTGGTGATGCATGACGGCGTGGTCGAGCAGGTCGGTGCGCCGCTCGAACTCTACGACCGGCCCGACAACATCTTCGTCGCCGGCTTCATCGGCTCGCCGTCGATGAACTTCCTGAAGGGCAAGATCGCCGGCGACACGTTCCGCACCGAAGGCGGCCTGACCCTGCCGCTGCCGACCCGCGGCTCGCGCCCCGCCGACGGGATGCCGGCGGTCTACGGCCTGCGGCCCGAGCACGTCCGTCTCGCCGAGAACGGCGTGCCGGTGG from Methylobacterium aquaticum encodes:
- a CDS encoding 2-hydroxyacid dehydrogenase produces the protein MKSTDVLIMRPMAPLVTESLERHFTLHRGDLAEDKERFLDEVASKIRGMAVSHVHVNDALLDRLPKLEIVANFGVGYDTIDAAACGRRGVIVTNTPDVLTDEVADLAVGLLLATVRQIPQVDRYLRQGKWLEKPYPLTGTLRGRKVGILGLGRIGRAIAHRLVAFGLPIAYHGRTKQADVAYEYFPSLIEMAKACDVLMVVAPGGPETKNIVGREVLEALGPEGVLINVARGTLVDEDALAAALADGTIQSAGLDVFAEEPKVPDALIAQEHAVLLPHVGSASHHTRNAMGQLVVDNLTSWFQGNGPVTPVAETPWKSKT
- a CDS encoding ABC transporter ATP-binding protein, whose translation is MAGLEIRNVRKSFGATPILHGVSIDIQDGEFVILVGPSGCGKSTLLRMIAGLENITAGEIRIGSRVVNAVPPKERDIAMVFQNYALYPHMTVKDNMAFSLKLRKAAKEEIDSRVGRAASILGLEKLLDRYPRQLSGGQRQRVAMGRAIVRDPQVFLFDEPLSNLDAKLRVAMRAEIKELHQRLRTTTVYVTHDQIEAMTMADKIVVMHDGVVEQVGAPLELYDRPDNIFVAGFIGSPSMNFLKGKIAGDTFRTEGGLTLPLPTRGSRPADGMPAVYGLRPEHVRLAENGVPVEVAVVEPTGSETMVLVRPPGGGAKDIANEVARDIACVFRDRIGAGPGERISITADPALVHLFDAENGRRLS
- a CDS encoding AprI/Inh family metalloprotease inhibitor, whose product is MRLRRLLPVLGLLAWTGCAAAQETSPARDAAGPWELALDGSFRRCGVMLAAEPGPVGQALRFPAGCRRALPVVNGLGGWRQEGGLIQLLDREGQPVLAFASPDNDGIRSAESPSGERYSLAQGGLSAGARPAAPETPLITTAALSTLPTARDSSRDGLAIAPSTAAAVTGLYTLDRFVEKDVCRVMLKPASAQVQEGCRDPGLALFDPTAWHYEAGRLTLVARRGHSVELIPLGEGRWRRDPEIGTTFVLRRVEP